Proteins encoded together in one Methanobrevibacter sp. V74 window:
- a CDS encoding glycosyltransferase family 4 protein, with protein sequence MKIVMVGQFPPHFGGVGVHIHTLSKKLVECGNEVYVITYPHKDIKDIDGIHVIGTKGINIPGVRGLMFKKNARKALEQLLEKVDIDIIHGHYIFPAGAAAVEVGKKHNIKTYVTAHGSDMFELYKSHPLMRSRIRNVLNDADGIFAVSNALRDEIIETGIVGIANKTKLSWNSVDITKFSTNENDSFKKEYNLEDKPVVLFVGNLIKRKNVDSLLEAKKIADSDYYLIIVGDGPLFKKLKKKVEDENIPDVIFAGSRRDVENIIPGCDVLVLPSFSESFGLVLIEALACGKPVIGSNVGGISEIITKDVGLLVNPNNVNSISKAIDNIVNDDNLRLSLSRNARNRALDFSEVDIPYDEVK encoded by the coding sequence ATGAAAATAGTTATGGTTGGCCAGTTTCCACCCCATTTTGGTGGAGTGGGAGTGCATATACATACTTTATCTAAAAAATTAGTAGAATGCGGAAATGAAGTTTATGTAATAACTTATCCTCACAAAGACATTAAGGATATTGATGGAATACATGTTATTGGAACAAAAGGCATTAATATTCCCGGTGTTAGAGGATTGATGTTTAAAAAGAATGCTAGAAAAGCATTAGAACAACTTCTAGAAAAAGTTGATATTGATATTATTCATGGCCATTATATCTTCCCTGCAGGTGCCGCAGCAGTTGAAGTTGGAAAAAAACACAATATTAAAACTTATGTTACAGCACATGGTTCTGACATGTTTGAATTATATAAATCTCATCCATTGATGCGTTCTAGAATTAGAAATGTATTAAATGATGCTGATGGTATTTTTGCTGTAAGTAATGCTTTAAGAGATGAAATTATTGAAACTGGTATTGTCGGGATAGCTAATAAGACCAAACTTTCATGGAATTCTGTAGATATTACTAAGTTTTCAACTAATGAAAATGATTCCTTTAAGAAGGAATATAATCTTGAGGATAAACCTGTTGTTCTTTTTGTTGGAAATTTAATTAAAAGAAAAAATGTTGATTCGCTTCTTGAGGCTAAAAAAATTGCAGATAGTGATTATTATTTGATAATTGTTGGAGATGGCCCATTATTTAAAAAACTTAAGAAAAAAGTTGAAGACGAAAATATTCCCGATGTGATATTTGCCGGTTCAAGAAGGGATGTAGAAAACATCATTCCAGGCTGTGACGTTTTAGTATTGCCGTCTTTTTCAGAAAGTTTTGGTTTGGTGTTAATTGAAGCTTTGGCTTGTGGCAAACCAGTTATTGGAAGTAATGTTGGCGGAATTTCAGAGATTATTACAAAAGATGTTGGTTTACTGGTTAATCCAAATAATGTCAATTCAATATCTAAAGCAATTGATAATATTGTTAATGATGATAATTTAAGATTAAGTTTATCGAGGAATGCTAGAAATAGGGCATTGGATTTCTCTGAAGTTGATATTCCTTATGATGAGGTTAAATAA
- a CDS encoding shikimate kinase, with protein sequence MKKTVRSPGSATIINAIATGFGSAFGIGLDIKCEAKTTSSGIACVNDVGADNTLMDLCVNKVFNHYNIDFNDFGISLKTKSRLPVASGLSSSSASSNAAVKAVSDIIACEYNLTPLTDLEVVNMAVNASIDAGVTITGSFDDATASYFGGVVITDNKNRKFILKEKMEDYSVLIYMPDFYSKSGDSNVERMKVLAPLVEVAYDFACKKEFFSALNLNGLIYSASLGFNSSIAVDALESGALASGLSGTGSSFVAIVDDNSIDNVQESWMKYEGHIFKTKVDNEGCCFL encoded by the coding sequence ATGAAAAAAACTGTAAGATCTCCCGGTTCTGCAACAATAATTAATGCTATTGCAACGGGTTTTGGTTCTGCTTTTGGAATTGGACTTGATATAAAATGCGAGGCAAAAACGACTTCCAGTGGGATTGCATGTGTAAATGACGTTGGTGCAGACAATACATTGATGGATTTATGTGTAAATAAAGTTTTCAATCATTATAATATTGATTTCAATGATTTTGGAATTAGCTTAAAAACAAAATCCCGTTTGCCTGTAGCATCAGGTCTTTCAAGCAGTAGCGCTTCATCAAATGCTGCTGTCAAAGCAGTATCTGATATTATTGCTTGTGAATATAATTTAACTCCATTAACTGATTTGGAAGTGGTCAATATGGCTGTAAATGCATCAATCGATGCCGGTGTTACAATTACCGGATCATTTGATGATGCAACTGCATCTTACTTTGGAGGAGTTGTCATCACAGACAATAAAAACAGAAAATTCATTTTAAAAGAGAAAATGGAGGATTATTCTGTTTTAATTTATATGCCTGATTTTTATTCAAAGTCTGGCGATTCTAATGTGGAACGCATGAAAGTTTTAGCTCCATTAGTTGAAGTTGCATATGATTTTGCATGTAAAAAGGAATTTTTCAGTGCTTTGAATTTAAATGGATTGATTTATTCCGCATCATTAGGTTTTAATTCTTCAATTGCTGTTGATGCTCTTGAATCTGGAGCTTTAGCATCAGGATTGTCTGGAACAGGTTCATCTTTTGTTGCTATTGTTGATGATAATTCTATTGATAATGTCCAGGAGTCCTGGATGAAGTATGAAGGACATATATTTAAAACTAAAGTGGATAATGAGGGGTGTTGTTTTTTATGA
- a CDS encoding succinylglutamate desuccinylase/aspartoacylase family protein, whose amino-acid sequence MKKMCVLLLLLAVFISISAVSATENISASDSACEISEVEQDNIEVSISDDSNQNNTLSTDNDGDDSSQEIIQIPSKVSAKNIKSTYGTKAKFSLKVFNQNGSVIIGENVRFKVAGNVYNTKTDSNGIATLKLNYDAGKYTINYYVGNLSGENTYTVSNNITMKIFKWGNKGDISKVKLLKKNMPNNKWIKKAIKAAKKGNLLLKFKGGKGKIVFITAGVHGNELSSQVGVMKLIEYLSKTPIKGTVYIMPFVNIKAISKKVRHTGTDYNRVANKAGTISNKIVNLVVKCNADAYGDFHTTQPGGSPGKDIVMGSKAPAKKCNKLTKYIARYAKVNKRIYKYAGQQYPGALADNVNKKGIPAVICEVLLPHNTVTAKTVKTSYNMMIALLKFNSIV is encoded by the coding sequence ATGAAAAAGATGTGTGTTTTATTGTTGCTTTTAGCTGTATTTATCAGTATTTCTGCAGTTTCAGCAACTGAAAATATCTCTGCTTCAGATAGCGCATGTGAAATATCAGAAGTAGAACAAGATAATATTGAAGTTTCAATTAGTGATGATTCAAATCAAAATAACACGTTAAGTACAGATAATGATGGTGATGATTCGAGTCAAGAAATTATTCAGATTCCATCTAAAGTATCTGCTAAAAACATTAAAAGTACATATGGAACTAAAGCGAAGTTTTCTCTTAAAGTATTTAATCAAAATGGTAGTGTGATTATTGGGGAAAATGTAAGATTTAAAGTAGCAGGTAATGTTTATAATACCAAAACCGATTCTAACGGTATAGCTACATTAAAACTTAATTATGATGCAGGCAAATACACAATAAACTATTATGTTGGGAATTTATCTGGTGAAAATACTTATACTGTGTCAAATAATATTACCATGAAAATTTTTAAATGGGGCAATAAAGGAGATATTTCTAAAGTCAAATTACTTAAAAAGAACATGCCTAATAATAAATGGATAAAAAAAGCTATTAAAGCTGCTAAAAAAGGAAATCTTCTTTTAAAATTTAAAGGGGGAAAAGGCAAAATCGTATTCATCACTGCGGGGGTTCATGGTAATGAATTATCCTCTCAAGTGGGTGTAATGAAATTAATTGAGTATTTGAGCAAAACTCCAATTAAAGGAACTGTTTATATTATGCCTTTTGTTAATATTAAAGCAATTTCTAAAAAAGTAAGACATACCGGAACTGATTATAATCGTGTAGCTAATAAAGCTGGAACCATCTCTAATAAAATAGTAAATCTTGTTGTCAAGTGCAACGCTGATGCTTATGGTGATTTCCACACGACCCAACCTGGAGGGAGTCCCGGAAAAGATATTGTAATGGGATCTAAAGCTCCTGCGAAAAAATGCAATAAACTGACAAAATACATTGCAAGGTATGCTAAAGTTAACAAAAGAATTTATAAATATGCAGGTCAACAATATCCTGGAGCGCTGGCTGATAATGTTAATAAAAAAGGTATTCCTGCAGTTATTTGCGAAGTATTGCTTCCACATAATACTGTAACTGCAAAAACGGTTAAAACCTCATATAATATGATGATTGCATTATTAAAATTTAATTCAATTGTCTAA
- a CDS encoding chorismate mutase: MKSNDEIKSFNNKEEAELLLEKSRKRIDEIDNALFDLISERTSLAKDISLSKQYLEMPIYDKSREDAIHEKIERMAKENNLDVDIIDQIVNMLTILSKNEQKKF; encoded by the coding sequence TTGAAAAGTAATGATGAAATAAAATCTTTTAATAATAAAGAAGAGGCAGAGCTACTTCTCGAGAAATCCCGAAAACGCATTGATGAAATTGATAATGCGTTATTTGATTTAATTTCCGAAAGAACTTCTCTTGCAAAAGATATATCTCTTTCTAAACAATATCTTGAAATGCCAATTTACGATAAAAGTAGAGAGGATGCAATTCATGAAAAAATCGAGAGGATGGCCAAGGAAAATAATCTTGACGTTGATATAATTGATCAAATAGTAAATATGCTGACTATTTTAAGTAAAAATGAGCAAAAGAAATTTTAA
- a CDS encoding 30S ribosomal protein S17e — MGNIRTSFVKRLAKELIETHNGVFTTDFDENKKLVQEYSTVSTKHLRNKIAGYVTRLVRLEQTHE; from the coding sequence ATGGGCAATATTAGAACTTCATTTGTTAAACGTTTAGCAAAAGAATTAATCGAAACTCACAATGGTGTTTTTACTACTGATTTTGATGAAAACAAAAAATTAGTACAGGAATACTCTACTGTAAGTACTAAACATTTAAGAAATAAAATTGCAGGATATGTAACTAGGCTTGTAAGGTTAGAACAAACCCACGAATAA